The following proteins come from a genomic window of Pyxidicoccus sp. MSG2:
- a CDS encoding metal ABC transporter ATP-binding protein gives MAEHSVPATFTPGDPLLTCEKLVIGYNDKPMLPPIDMVIRRGQFVAVVGRNGSGKSTWFKTLLGMQPPVSGEIRSNSPEMRSAYVPQTSAIDSLMPLRARELAGWGRLRGWSFLWPFPRKADRDAVERALETAGAKAIASRPYRELSEGQKQRTLLARLIATEADLVLLDEPTAAMDAVAERETMQRLCSLAHNRGMGVVVVVHDLEVAAEHADILFFVDRETSAFVMGDAQHVFCHPAFRRQYGDEYCQRAPKGPHRGNDAR, from the coding sequence ATGGCCGAGCACTCGGTGCCCGCCACCTTCACGCCCGGCGACCCGCTGCTCACGTGCGAGAAGCTGGTCATCGGCTACAACGACAAGCCCATGCTGCCGCCCATCGACATGGTCATCCGGCGCGGCCAGTTCGTGGCGGTGGTGGGCCGCAACGGCTCCGGCAAGAGCACCTGGTTCAAGACGCTGCTGGGGATGCAGCCCCCCGTGTCGGGTGAAATCCGCAGCAACTCGCCAGAGATGCGCAGCGCGTACGTGCCGCAGACGTCCGCCATCGACTCGCTGATGCCGCTGCGCGCGCGCGAGCTGGCAGGCTGGGGCCGGCTGCGCGGGTGGAGCTTCCTCTGGCCCTTCCCCCGGAAGGCGGACCGAGACGCGGTGGAGCGGGCCCTGGAGACGGCGGGGGCCAAGGCCATTGCCTCGCGGCCGTACCGAGAGCTGTCGGAGGGCCAGAAGCAGCGGACGCTGCTGGCTCGGCTCATCGCCACCGAGGCGGACCTGGTGCTGCTGGACGAGCCCACCGCCGCCATGGACGCCGTCGCCGAGCGCGAGACGATGCAGCGGCTGTGCTCGCTGGCGCACAATCGGGGCATGGGCGTGGTGGTGGTGGTCCACGACCTGGAGGTGGCCGCCGAGCACGCCGACATCCTGTTCTTCGTGGACCGGGAGACGTCCGCCTTCGTCATGGGAGACGCGCAGCACGTGTTCTGCCACCCCGCCTTCCGCCGCCAGTACGGCGACGAGTACTGCCAACGCGCACCCAAGGGACCCCACCGTGGAAACGATGCTCGCTGA